The following proteins are encoded in a genomic region of Salvelinus namaycush isolate Seneca chromosome 12, SaNama_1.0, whole genome shotgun sequence:
- the LOC120057119 gene encoding serrate RNA effector molecule homolog isoform X2, which translates to MADSDDEYDRRRRDKFRRERSDNYDRSREREERRRDDWNDREWDRGRERRSRGEYRDYERGRRERFSPPRHDMSPQQKRMRRDWDDHGGDPYHGGYDLGYGGGGGPSYAPPQPWGHPDLHLMQPHHGIPIQARLGNIHDMDLGLPPPVMKSFKEFLLSLDDSVDETEAVKRYNEYKIDFRRQQMQDFFLAHKDEEWFRSKYHPDEAGRRKAEANSGLQNRLNVYIFLMENGWFDTVSLDMEKAQAIMKVLDAAVIKMEGGTDHDLRILELPSEEEEERERADRAAAVGPGTEPPKKEEPKDKNQDNDRKPPADKENGESDACSTEKGANGGGEAAAEESEGEEKGEKEVKSKEVVPEPKKLSKKRKRKHSGDSEDEASASESDSDSDSNSHHSSDKNAEKEDEGEEKEEGEDKDDEEKEEGEDKDEEEEEGEADGKKSKEEKPKERAREREKQEEKKPKEDQPLRPRPLHRTCSLFMRSIAPTISKAEIIALCRRYPGFMRVCLSDPQPERRFFRRCWVTFDRSVNIKETCWNLQNIRLRDCELAPGVNRDLARRVRNINGITQHKQVLRNDIKLSAKLIHSLDDRGRLWSQKARGDNVSAVEMAAQNPILKNITDYLIEEVSAEEEELLGSVGGADAEDGSKEGNPAEITVERDDTLVKVLDRLLFYLRIVHSIDYYNNCEYPSEDEMPNRCGMIHVRGPIPPNRITHGEVLEWQKTFEERLSPLFSVKEKLSEEEAGKMGRKDPEHEVEKFVSANTQELGKDKWLCPLSGKKFKGPEFVRKHILNKHGDKIDEVKKEVVFFNNFLMDAKRPSLPEMKPPPPPGPGQGVLSPGMPFPPQGLMGFGPGQPRPPVMGYGGGPPYPPNQYGGGRGNYDNFRGQGGGYPGKPRNNRMSRGDPRNIIEYRDLDAPDDMDFF; encoded by the exons ATGGCGGACAGTGATGATGAATATGATCGCAGAAGGAGAGACAAGTTCCGTCGTGAGAGGAGCGACAACTATGACCGCtcccgagagagagaggaaaggcgTAGGGATGACTGGAATGACAG GGAGTGGGACAGGGGCAGGGAGCGGCGTAGCCGGGGGGAGTATCGGGACTACGAGAGAGGTCGCAGGGAGAGGTTCTCCCCACCCAGGCACGACATGAGTCCCCAACAGAAACGCATGAGGAGAGATTG GGATGACCATGGAGGAGATCCCTACCATGGTGGGTATGACTTGGGCTACGGTGGTGGCGGAGGCCCCAGCTACGCCCCTCCACAGCCTTGGGGCCACCCTGACCTTCATCTCATGCAGCCTCACCATGGCATACCCATCCAGGCAAG GCTAGGAAACATCCATGATATGGATCTCGGCCTGCCACCTCCAGTGATGAAGAGCTTTAAGGAGTTCCTTCTGTCCCTTGATGACTCTGTGGATGAGACCGAGGCAGTCAAACGTTATAATGAGTACAAGATAGACTTCCGACGGCAGCAGATGCAGGACTTCTTCCTTGCGCACAAAGATGAAGAGTG GTTCAGATCCAAATACCACCCGGATGAGGCGGGCCGGCGGAAGGCTGAGGCCAACAGTGGCTTGCAGAACCGGCTGAATGTCTACATATTCCTGATGGAGAACGGCTGGTTCGACACCGTCTCCCTGGACATGGAGAAGGCCCAGGCCATCATGAAGGTCTTGGATGCAG CGGTgataaagatggagggagggacagatcATGACCTGCGTATATTGGAGCTGCCgtctgaggaggaagaggagagggagagagctgacAGGGCGGCAGCTGTTGGTCCTGGAACTGAACCCCCCAAAAAAGAGGAGCCCAAGGATAAGAATCAGGACAATGACCGCAAACCCCCAGCCGACAAAGAGAAT GGGGAGAGTGATGCCTGCAGCACGGAGAAGGGTGCAAACGGTGGTGGTGAAGCAGCAGcagaagagagtgagggagaagagaaaggagaaaaaGAGGTGAAAAGCAAAGAAGTTGTGCCTGAGCCTAAGAAG CTGAGTAAGAAGAGGAAGCGGAAGCACAGTGgagacagtgaagatgaggccagTGCCTCTGAGAGTGACTCCGATTCAGACTCCAACTCCCATCATTCCTCTGATAAAAATGCAGAGAAGGAGGATGAGGGTGAGGaaaaggaggaaggggaggacaagGATGatgaggaaaaggaggagggggaggacaaggatgaagaggaagaagagggtgaAG CTGACGGAAAGAAAAGCAAAGAGGAGAAACCAAAGGAAAGggcgagagaaagggagaaacaaGAGGAGAAGAAACCCAAGGAGGACCAGCCCCTGAGACCCAGGCCTCTCCACAGGACCTGCTCTTTATTCATGAGGAGCATCGCCCCCACAATCTCCAAGGCCGAGATCATAGCT CTATGTCGGAGATATCCTGGGTTCATGCGAGTGTGCTTGTCTGATCCCCAACCGGAGCGCAG GTTCTTCCGACGCTGCTGGGTGACGTTTGACCGCAGTGTCAACATCAAGGAGACCTGCTGGAACCTCCAGAACATCAGA CTGCGTGACTGTGAGCTGGCTCCGGGGGTGAACAGAGACCTAGCCCGGAGGGTCCGCAACATCAACGGCATCACTCAGCACAAACAGGTGCTGCGCAATGACATCAAACTGTCAGCCAAACTCATCCACTCTCTGGACGACAGAGGCAGGCTGTGGAGCCAAAAGGCCCGGGGAGATAATGTGTCTGCTGTGGAG ATGGCGGCTCAGAACCCCATCCTGAAGAACATCACTGATTACTTGATAGAGGAGGTGAGCGCTGAGGAGGAGGAGCTATTGGGCAGTGTGGGCGGAGCTGATGCAGAGGATGGCAGCAAGGAGGGGAACCCAGCTGAGATCACTGTGGAGAGGGATGACACGCTGGTCAAG GTGTTGGACCGTCTTCTCTTCTACCTGCGTATTGTCCATTCCATTGACTACTACAACAACTGCGAGTACCCCAGCGAGGATGAGATGCCCAACCGCTGTGGCATGATCCATGTGCGTGGGCCCATCCCTCCCAACCGCATCACACACGGGGAAG TGTTGGAGTGGCAGAAGACATTTGAGGAGAGGCTGAGCCCCCTATTCAGTGTGAAGGAGAAGCTATCAGAGGAGGAGGCAGGCAAGATGGGCCGAAAGGACCCGGAGCATGAGGTGGAGAAGTTTGTGTCGGCAAACACCCAGGAGCTGGGCAAGGACAAGTGGCTCTGCCCCCTCAGTGGCAAGAAGTTCAAG GGCCCAGAGTTTGTGCGCAAGCACATCCTGAACAAACACGGGGACAAAATTGATGAGGTGAAAAAGGAGGTGGTGTTTTTCAACAACTTCCTCATGGATGCCAAGCGACCTTCCCTCCCGGAGATGAAGCCACCTCCTCCGCCTGGCCCAGGACAGG GAGTTCTTTCTCCAGGCATGCCCTTCCCTCCCCAGGGCCTCATGGGCTTCGGTCCCGGCCAGCCTCGTCCTCCTGTCATGGGTTACGGAG GTGGACCTCCTTACCCACCAAACCAGTATGGGGGCGGTCGGGGTAACTATGACAACTTCCGTGGACAGGGTGGTGGCTACCCTGGTAAACCCCGCAACAACAG AATGTCTCGGGGAGATCCACGCAACATCATTGAATACCGTGACCTGGATGCACCTGATGACATGGACTTCTTCTAG
- the LOC120057119 gene encoding serrate RNA effector molecule homolog isoform X1 gives MADSDDEYDRRRRDKFRRERSDNYDRSREREERRRDDWNDRRPSAREWDRGRERRSRGEYRDYERGRRERFSPPRHDMSPQQKRMRRDWDDHGGDPYHGGYDLGYGGGGGPSYAPPQPWGHPDLHLMQPHHGIPIQARLGNIHDMDLGLPPPVMKSFKEFLLSLDDSVDETEAVKRYNEYKIDFRRQQMQDFFLAHKDEEWFRSKYHPDEAGRRKAEANSGLQNRLNVYIFLMENGWFDTVSLDMEKAQAIMKVLDAAVIKMEGGTDHDLRILELPSEEEEERERADRAAAVGPGTEPPKKEEPKDKNQDNDRKPPADKENGESDACSTEKGANGGGEAAAEESEGEEKGEKEVKSKEVVPEPKKLSKKRKRKHSGDSEDEASASESDSDSDSNSHHSSDKNAEKEDEGEEKEEGEDKDDEEKEEGEDKDEEEEEGEADGKKSKEEKPKERAREREKQEEKKPKEDQPLRPRPLHRTCSLFMRSIAPTISKAEIIALCRRYPGFMRVCLSDPQPERRFFRRCWVTFDRSVNIKETCWNLQNIRLRDCELAPGVNRDLARRVRNINGITQHKQVLRNDIKLSAKLIHSLDDRGRLWSQKARGDNVSAVEMAAQNPILKNITDYLIEEVSAEEEELLGSVGGADAEDGSKEGNPAEITVERDDTLVKVLDRLLFYLRIVHSIDYYNNCEYPSEDEMPNRCGMIHVRGPIPPNRITHGEVLEWQKTFEERLSPLFSVKEKLSEEEAGKMGRKDPEHEVEKFVSANTQELGKDKWLCPLSGKKFKGPEFVRKHILNKHGDKIDEVKKEVVFFNNFLMDAKRPSLPEMKPPPPPGPGQGVLSPGMPFPPQGLMGFGPGQPRPPVMGYGGGPPYPPNQYGGGRGNYDNFRGQGGGYPGKPRNNRMSRGDPRNIIEYRDLDAPDDMDFF, from the exons ATGGCGGACAGTGATGATGAATATGATCGCAGAAGGAGAGACAAGTTCCGTCGTGAGAGGAGCGACAACTATGACCGCtcccgagagagagaggaaaggcgTAGGGATGACTGGAATGACAG GCGCCCATCTGCAAGGGAGTGGGACAGGGGCAGGGAGCGGCGTAGCCGGGGGGAGTATCGGGACTACGAGAGAGGTCGCAGGGAGAGGTTCTCCCCACCCAGGCACGACATGAGTCCCCAACAGAAACGCATGAGGAGAGATTG GGATGACCATGGAGGAGATCCCTACCATGGTGGGTATGACTTGGGCTACGGTGGTGGCGGAGGCCCCAGCTACGCCCCTCCACAGCCTTGGGGCCACCCTGACCTTCATCTCATGCAGCCTCACCATGGCATACCCATCCAGGCAAG GCTAGGAAACATCCATGATATGGATCTCGGCCTGCCACCTCCAGTGATGAAGAGCTTTAAGGAGTTCCTTCTGTCCCTTGATGACTCTGTGGATGAGACCGAGGCAGTCAAACGTTATAATGAGTACAAGATAGACTTCCGACGGCAGCAGATGCAGGACTTCTTCCTTGCGCACAAAGATGAAGAGTG GTTCAGATCCAAATACCACCCGGATGAGGCGGGCCGGCGGAAGGCTGAGGCCAACAGTGGCTTGCAGAACCGGCTGAATGTCTACATATTCCTGATGGAGAACGGCTGGTTCGACACCGTCTCCCTGGACATGGAGAAGGCCCAGGCCATCATGAAGGTCTTGGATGCAG CGGTgataaagatggagggagggacagatcATGACCTGCGTATATTGGAGCTGCCgtctgaggaggaagaggagagggagagagctgacAGGGCGGCAGCTGTTGGTCCTGGAACTGAACCCCCCAAAAAAGAGGAGCCCAAGGATAAGAATCAGGACAATGACCGCAAACCCCCAGCCGACAAAGAGAAT GGGGAGAGTGATGCCTGCAGCACGGAGAAGGGTGCAAACGGTGGTGGTGAAGCAGCAGcagaagagagtgagggagaagagaaaggagaaaaaGAGGTGAAAAGCAAAGAAGTTGTGCCTGAGCCTAAGAAG CTGAGTAAGAAGAGGAAGCGGAAGCACAGTGgagacagtgaagatgaggccagTGCCTCTGAGAGTGACTCCGATTCAGACTCCAACTCCCATCATTCCTCTGATAAAAATGCAGAGAAGGAGGATGAGGGTGAGGaaaaggaggaaggggaggacaagGATGatgaggaaaaggaggagggggaggacaaggatgaagaggaagaagagggtgaAG CTGACGGAAAGAAAAGCAAAGAGGAGAAACCAAAGGAAAGggcgagagaaagggagaaacaaGAGGAGAAGAAACCCAAGGAGGACCAGCCCCTGAGACCCAGGCCTCTCCACAGGACCTGCTCTTTATTCATGAGGAGCATCGCCCCCACAATCTCCAAGGCCGAGATCATAGCT CTATGTCGGAGATATCCTGGGTTCATGCGAGTGTGCTTGTCTGATCCCCAACCGGAGCGCAG GTTCTTCCGACGCTGCTGGGTGACGTTTGACCGCAGTGTCAACATCAAGGAGACCTGCTGGAACCTCCAGAACATCAGA CTGCGTGACTGTGAGCTGGCTCCGGGGGTGAACAGAGACCTAGCCCGGAGGGTCCGCAACATCAACGGCATCACTCAGCACAAACAGGTGCTGCGCAATGACATCAAACTGTCAGCCAAACTCATCCACTCTCTGGACGACAGAGGCAGGCTGTGGAGCCAAAAGGCCCGGGGAGATAATGTGTCTGCTGTGGAG ATGGCGGCTCAGAACCCCATCCTGAAGAACATCACTGATTACTTGATAGAGGAGGTGAGCGCTGAGGAGGAGGAGCTATTGGGCAGTGTGGGCGGAGCTGATGCAGAGGATGGCAGCAAGGAGGGGAACCCAGCTGAGATCACTGTGGAGAGGGATGACACGCTGGTCAAG GTGTTGGACCGTCTTCTCTTCTACCTGCGTATTGTCCATTCCATTGACTACTACAACAACTGCGAGTACCCCAGCGAGGATGAGATGCCCAACCGCTGTGGCATGATCCATGTGCGTGGGCCCATCCCTCCCAACCGCATCACACACGGGGAAG TGTTGGAGTGGCAGAAGACATTTGAGGAGAGGCTGAGCCCCCTATTCAGTGTGAAGGAGAAGCTATCAGAGGAGGAGGCAGGCAAGATGGGCCGAAAGGACCCGGAGCATGAGGTGGAGAAGTTTGTGTCGGCAAACACCCAGGAGCTGGGCAAGGACAAGTGGCTCTGCCCCCTCAGTGGCAAGAAGTTCAAG GGCCCAGAGTTTGTGCGCAAGCACATCCTGAACAAACACGGGGACAAAATTGATGAGGTGAAAAAGGAGGTGGTGTTTTTCAACAACTTCCTCATGGATGCCAAGCGACCTTCCCTCCCGGAGATGAAGCCACCTCCTCCGCCTGGCCCAGGACAGG GAGTTCTTTCTCCAGGCATGCCCTTCCCTCCCCAGGGCCTCATGGGCTTCGGTCCCGGCCAGCCTCGTCCTCCTGTCATGGGTTACGGAG GTGGACCTCCTTACCCACCAAACCAGTATGGGGGCGGTCGGGGTAACTATGACAACTTCCGTGGACAGGGTGGTGGCTACCCTGGTAAACCCCGCAACAACAG AATGTCTCGGGGAGATCCACGCAACATCATTGAATACCGTGACCTGGATGCACCTGATGACATGGACTTCTTCTAG